The following coding sequences lie in one Mycobacterium sp. DL440 genomic window:
- a CDS encoding carboxyl transferase domain-containing protein, translated as MSRIGARALRDAVLDEGSFQSWDSPPLEVATSADYRRELAEASAKTGLDESVLTGEGTIFGRRVAVVACEFDFLAGSIGVAAAERITAAVTRATAERLPILASPSSGGTRMQEGTVAFLQMVKITAAVELHKQAHLPYLVYLRHPTTGGVFASWGSLGHVTAAEPGALVGFLGPRVYEHLYGEPFPSGVQTAENLHAHGVIDGVVPLALLRDTLDRTLRVVSDAPGPAPAAAAPEPLPDVPAWDSVQASRRPDRPGVGYLLRHGATDRVLLSGTERGEAATMLLALARFGGQPAVVLGQRRIVGGLVGPGALREARRGMALAAGLQLPLVLVIDTPGPALSIEAEQGGLASEIARCLAELVTLDTPTVSVLMGQGSGGPALAMVPADRVLAAANGWLAPLPPEGASAIVYRDTAHAAELAAAQGVRSVDLQRHGIVDVIVPETPDAADEPRAFTQRLSGAIAGELAQLRAVPGEQRLQTRLDRYRRIGLG; from the coding sequence GTGAGTCGGATCGGCGCCCGCGCGCTTCGTGATGCAGTGCTCGACGAGGGCTCGTTCCAGAGCTGGGACTCCCCACCCCTGGAGGTCGCCACCAGCGCCGATTACCGCCGCGAACTGGCCGAGGCATCGGCGAAGACCGGGCTCGACGAATCCGTGCTGACCGGGGAAGGCACCATCTTCGGCCGCCGCGTGGCCGTGGTGGCCTGCGAGTTCGATTTCCTGGCCGGGTCGATCGGGGTGGCGGCCGCCGAACGGATCACCGCCGCGGTGACGAGAGCCACAGCCGAGCGGCTGCCGATCCTGGCCTCCCCGAGCTCCGGCGGGACCCGGATGCAGGAAGGCACCGTGGCCTTTCTGCAGATGGTCAAGATCACCGCCGCCGTCGAACTGCACAAGCAGGCCCACCTGCCCTACCTCGTCTACCTGCGCCACCCCACCACCGGAGGGGTGTTCGCCTCCTGGGGTTCGCTGGGGCACGTCACCGCCGCCGAGCCCGGCGCGCTGGTCGGCTTCCTCGGGCCCAGGGTCTACGAGCACCTCTACGGCGAACCGTTCCCGTCCGGGGTGCAGACCGCCGAGAACCTGCACGCCCACGGCGTCATCGACGGCGTGGTGCCGCTCGCACTGCTGCGCGACACCCTGGACCGCACGCTGCGGGTGGTGTCCGACGCGCCTGGTCCGGCACCCGCGGCGGCGGCACCCGAGCCGCTGCCCGACGTGCCGGCCTGGGATTCGGTGCAGGCGTCGCGGCGACCGGACCGGCCCGGGGTCGGGTACCTGCTGCGGCATGGCGCCACGGACCGGGTGCTGCTCTCCGGTACCGAGCGCGGCGAGGCCGCGACGATGCTGCTCGCGCTGGCCCGCTTCGGCGGGCAACCCGCGGTGGTACTAGGTCAGCGACGCATCGTGGGCGGGCTGGTCGGGCCGGGCGCCCTGCGTGAGGCCCGGCGTGGCATGGCGTTGGCGGCCGGACTGCAGCTGCCGCTGGTACTGGTGATCGACACCCCTGGCCCGGCCCTGTCGATCGAGGCCGAGCAGGGCGGGCTGGCCAGTGAAATCGCCCGGTGTCTGGCCGAATTGGTCACGCTGGACACCCCTACCGTCTCGGTGCTGATGGGTCAGGGCAGCGGCGGGCCGGCCCTGGCGATGGTGCCCGCCGACCGGGTGCTGGCCGCCGCCAACGGCTGGCTGGCCCCACTACCGCCCGAAGGTGCCAGCGCCATCGTGTACCGCGACACCGCGCATGCCGCGGAACTGGCTGCCGCGCAAGGGGTTCGCTCGGTGGACCTGCAACGCCACGGCATAGTCGATGTGATCGTCCCCGAAACACCCGACGCCGCTGACGAACCGCGGGCGTTCACCCAGCGGCTGTCGGGCGCCATCGCCGGCGAGCTTGCCCAGTTGCGCGCGGTGCCCGGCGAGCAGCGGCTGCAGACCAGGCTGGACCGCTACCGGCGGATCGGGCTCGGCTGA
- a CDS encoding YhgE/Pip family protein: MSLGTDLKRFSRGTMPRIALVTVILLPLLYGAMYLWAFWNPFGEVDKVPVALVNEDQGTVAEGQLIKAGDEVADALVDSGQLQLHRVSAQEAAEGVADGKYYFSITLPEDFSTSISSPSGGSPHQANIRFTFNDANNYLGSIIGQNAAREVINQINGKIGERTVGTVLTGLTDAGAGLVKAADGAQQLATGSAAANDGAHRLSTGADALTTGLVTARDGSAQLAAGTRQLSTAVDTATDPLLTVLDRVSGLGLDPNEVGMAAQRLSGAVRSTTDRIAALNIDQAQAAAIVDQAVGLLRNSPDPAVRDTGEFLAGAQRLLQARGLDPTTDEGLIRLRDNATQLENELGDPNSKLRVFITKAVTGGLRSDVVKLRDGAHQLNEGAQRLNGGLVQLTNGGRQLSSGAGELAAGTEKLQAGNQQLATALKEGSTQVPSWTPQQRTEVARTLAAPVALDIQTHNPAATFGTGFAPFFLPLALFIGALIIWMLLKPLQSRPVVNGLGALRVVLASYWPALLIVFCQVVVMYVVVHFGVGLQAKYPLSTVAFLLLVAGAFLALIQAFNALFGVSVGRVVTLAFLMLQLVSAGGIYPVETTAKPFQILHPVDPMTYAVNGLRQLIVGGIDSRLWVAIAVLLGVLAGSLAASSWAARRDRQYTMDRLHPPIEV; this comes from the coding sequence ATGTCGTTGGGTACCGACCTCAAACGTTTCTCGCGCGGCACGATGCCGCGGATCGCGCTGGTGACGGTCATCCTGCTGCCGCTGCTGTACGGCGCGATGTATCTGTGGGCGTTCTGGAACCCGTTCGGTGAGGTGGACAAGGTTCCGGTGGCCTTGGTCAACGAGGACCAGGGCACCGTCGCCGAAGGACAGCTGATCAAGGCCGGAGACGAGGTCGCTGATGCGTTGGTCGACTCGGGTCAGCTTCAGCTGCACCGGGTTTCGGCGCAGGAGGCGGCCGAGGGCGTGGCCGACGGCAAGTACTACTTCTCGATCACGCTGCCGGAGGATTTCAGCACCAGCATCTCGTCACCGTCGGGTGGGTCGCCGCATCAGGCCAACATCCGCTTCACCTTCAACGATGCCAACAACTACCTGGGGTCGATCATCGGCCAGAACGCGGCCCGTGAGGTGATCAACCAGATCAACGGCAAGATCGGCGAACGCACGGTCGGCACCGTGCTGACCGGATTGACCGACGCCGGAGCCGGCCTGGTGAAGGCGGCTGACGGCGCGCAGCAGCTGGCCACCGGGAGTGCGGCCGCCAATGACGGCGCGCACCGATTGTCCACTGGAGCTGACGCGCTGACCACGGGTCTGGTCACCGCGCGTGACGGGTCCGCGCAGCTGGCCGCGGGTACCAGGCAACTGTCGACGGCGGTCGACACGGCGACCGATCCGTTGCTCACGGTGCTGGACCGGGTCAGCGGACTTGGCCTGGATCCCAACGAGGTCGGCATGGCCGCGCAGCGGTTGTCGGGTGCGGTGCGCTCGACCACCGACCGGATCGCGGCACTGAACATCGACCAGGCGCAGGCTGCCGCGATCGTCGACCAGGCGGTCGGCTTGCTGCGCAACAGCCCGGACCCCGCGGTGCGCGACACCGGGGAGTTCCTGGCCGGTGCGCAACGGCTGCTGCAGGCACGGGGTCTCGACCCGACCACCGACGAGGGCCTGATCCGTCTGAGGGACAACGCCACCCAGTTGGAGAACGAGCTGGGCGATCCGAACAGCAAACTGCGGGTGTTCATCACCAAGGCGGTCACCGGCGGTTTGCGCTCCGACGTCGTCAAATTGCGCGACGGGGCACACCAACTCAACGAGGGCGCCCAGCGGCTCAACGGCGGTCTGGTGCAGCTGACCAACGGTGGGCGCCAACTGTCCAGTGGGGCAGGTGAACTCGCCGCCGGTACGGAGAAGCTTCAGGCCGGAAACCAGCAACTGGCCACCGCGCTCAAGGAGGGCTCGACCCAGGTCCCGTCGTGGACCCCGCAGCAGCGCACCGAGGTGGCGCGGACCCTGGCCGCGCCTGTGGCGCTGGACATCCAGACCCACAATCCGGCTGCCACCTTCGGCACCGGTTTCGCGCCCTTCTTCCTGCCGCTGGCCTTGTTCATCGGTGCGCTCATCATCTGGATGTTGTTGAAGCCGTTGCAGTCCCGCCCGGTGGTCAACGGTCTGGGGGCGCTGCGCGTGGTGCTGGCGTCCTATTGGCCTGCCCTGCTGATCGTGTTCTGTCAGGTCGTCGTGATGTACGTGGTGGTGCATTTCGGGGTGGGGCTGCAAGCGAAGTACCCGCTGTCCACCGTGGCGTTCCTGCTGTTGGTGGCGGGTGCGTTCCTGGCTTTGATCCAGGCGTTCAACGCACTGTTCGGGGTGTCGGTGGGCCGGGTGGTGACGTTGGCCTTCTTGATGCTGCAACTGGTCTCGGCCGGCGGCATCTATCCGGTGGAGACCACCGCCAAACCTTTCCAGATACTGCACCCGGTCGATCCGATGACATACGCGGTCAACGGTCTTCGCCAGTTGATCGTCGGCGGGATCGACTCACGGTTGTGGGTCGCGATCGCGGTGCTGCTCGGTGTACTGGCCGGCTCGCTGGCCGCCAGTTCGTGGGCCGCGCGGCGAGATCGGCAGTACACGATGGATCGATTGCATCCGCCGATCGAAGTGTGA